The Glaciimonas sp. PCH181 nucleotide sequence CATTGCCGATACGTGCAAACGCGTGCGTAATGCCTTGGGCAAAGCCACGATTTTCTTTCTTTACCCAGCGCGACATCGCCGTTGTGGCAGCAGGAAATGTCGCACCTTCGCCAAGCCCCAACAGCAAACGGGCCAATAGCATTGAGATCAATCCACCTGAAAATCCCGTCAAGATAGTCGCCACCGCCCACAACACGCCGCAATAAATAAGCGTACGTTTTGCACCAAATTTGTCGCTGACCCAGCCACCGATGATTTGAAATACCAGATAGGGATAGGCGAAGGCCGAAAAAACCAACCCAATTTCTGTCTTGGAAAGATTAAATTCCTTACCAAAACCCGAGGCTGCACTACTCACATTAACGCGATCCAGATAGGTGATGAAATACATCAGACACAGCATTAGCAGCACGACCGTAGTCGCACGCAGGCGAAGGTGTTTCATGGTTGTCTCCATTATTATTATATCGTCGGGCCTGAGCCAGACATCTACACTCGTCGTCTGCGCGGCGATGTAGGGGAATGACTTTCGTATCTGATCATTTGGCTGCTAGCACAATCAATCAGATAAAAAGGCCATTTTCAAAACATAAGAGGTATGGCGGTTGCCACCCTCTTCCAACGGTTATCAGGCCACTGACAACAAAGGTGCTTTTCTTTGCGCAGAAAGAGATTCCATTGCCGCCAGAACACCACTGCCCGCCAACGACACACCAGCCAACTTCAGCCCCATTTCACAACCGGACAACGTCGCCATCAGCGTCAAATCGTTGGCCTCACCAAGATGGCCGATGCGGAACATGCCGCCCTTCATTTTCCCAAGTCCTGTTCCCAGCGACATGTCAAAGTTCTCGTAAATGATTTTACGAATCACATCAGCATCGAATCCGGCTGGCGTCATGACGCCGGTCAGCACTGGCGAGTACACCTCGGGATCATTACATTGCACCTCAAGCCCCCAAGCGTGAACCGCTTTGCGGCAGGCCGCAGCTAAACGTTCGTGACGAGAAAATACGTTTTCCAGTCCTTCACCCAAAATCATGTCAAGCGCTTCAGACAGGCCGTACAGCAAATTTGTGTTCGGCGTATAAGGCCAATAGCCGGTTTCGTTCATCGCAATGATCTCAGTCCAGTCCCAGAACGCACGTGGAAGTTTGGCGCTCTTACTAGCTTCGATAGCTTTTTTAGAAACGGCGTTGAAACTAATTCCGGGCGGCAGCATCAAGCCTTTTTGTGAGCCGGAAACAGTCACGTCAACGCCCCATTCATCATGGCGGTAATCCGCGGAAGCCAATCCAGAGATCGTATCGACAAGCAGCAACGCCGGATGTCCGGCGGCGTCAATCGCTTTGCGCACCGCTGCAATGTTCGAGGTAACGCCGGTGGATGTTTCGTTGTGGACTACGCATACCGCTTTGATAAGATGGGCAGAGTCTTTGCGCAAACGCTCCTCGATCATGTGGGCTTGTACCCCTTTACGCCAGCCCTCGACACCTGGTAATCCAAGAAATTCAGGCTTCAGTCCGAGCGCTTCTGCCATCTTTTTCCATAACGTTGCGAAATGCCCGGTTTCAAACATCAGCACTGTGTCGCCAGCGCTAAGCGTATTAGTTAACGCCGCTTCCCAAGCGCCTGTACCGGAAGCAGGGTAAATCACGACCGGCTGTTCGGTCTTGAAAATTTTCTTGATTCCCGCCAGCACTTGCAGACCGAGTGCGCCGAATTCAGGCCCACGATGATCGATGGTGGGATAGCTCATTGCTCTTAATATACGGTCCGGCACTGGACTGGGTCCTGGAATTTGAAGAAAGTGGCGACCCGCCGGATGAAAGTTTAGTGTTAACATTTGCTCTCCTTTGTCAATTGAATTTTGAATACAAAATACTTTATCAGTCAAAATTCAATTCGTAAAGCGTAATTTTCATCCCGTCAGATTATTTTTTTCTCATTAAAAGTTACGTTAATAATCACAAATAGCCTATTAAATTAATTTTATTATAATAAAATAGGCACGATTAACCTATAGCACACGCAAAAGCAGCCATTTTTGTGTAAAACACTTTGTGTTAGAATTACTCGAATTGAAAAACGGAAATTTGCATGAAAAATACAATTCAGAGTGAAGTAGCCACATCGGCATCTCCTGCCATCCCTAAGTTGGAAAGGCTGCGGCTTCACGATACGGTAGTAGAGCATCTGCGTAATCTGATTGTGGAAGCGGTGCTTGTCCCCGGCGTAAAGCTCAACGAACGTGAGTTATGCGAAACGCTGGGCATATCCCGTACGCCGCTGCGCGAAGCGATGAAGGTACTTGCCGCTGAGGGATTGATCGACATTTCACCGAACCGCGGGGCTTCTGTCTCCACGCTGTCCGAAGCGGAAATATGGGAAACGTTCGAGTTCATGAGCGGACTGGAAGCGTTCTCGGGTGAATTAGCCTGCGAACGGATAACGCCAATCGAGATCGCAGAAATAAAGGCGCTGCATTACGCAATGCTTGCCTGCAAGGCGCAAAACGATTTGCCCGGTTATTACACGCGCAATCAGGAAATCCATGACAAGATCAATGAAGCCGCACGCAATACCGTATTAAGGCAGACGTATTTATCGGTGAATCGAAGACTCAAAGCATTGCGCTTCAAATCGAATTTTCAAGCAAAAAAATGGGATGAGGCTGTTCACGAACATGACGATATGATCCAGGCGCTGGAAGCAAGAGATGGCGCCCGTTTGTCTGCCATCCTGCGCCTGCATCTTCTTCGTAAACGGGACGCTGTATTGAGCAATCCAGTCGTTCAGACGAAGATCTCCACCGAATAAATAGTTGTTTGTGTATTAGCTGATGTAGCTATGGATTCATCATCCTGACAAGTCAAACAAATGGGCCACTTCGCAAGCGAAGTGGCCCATTTAAATTTTATGAAATCTGAATGGCTGGAATACCGGTCATTCGGAAATCTCTTCGAGTCGTCGGCCATTGGTCTTCGAACCAAATATCCCGATCACGGCCATGCAAATGAGCATTGCAGCGGAAATAGCCGCGAACACGCCAACCACCCCGAAGTCACGCAAGAAAAATGCAATGATGAAGCCGGACATGCTGGCCCCAATCCGGCTAAACGAATACACCAAGCCAGCCGCACGCGCGCGCACCCCCGTCGGAAACAGCTCGGTTTGGTACGCGTGATAAGCGACCGACAAGGCTGAACCGGACAAGCTGATCAGAATGCCCAGAACAATCAGCGGGCCGACATCTCTTGACTGCGAAAACAGCATGCCAAAAACGATGACGGCAAATGCGGCATAGACGATCAACCATTTACGTTCTAGTTTGTCCGCGATCATCATAGACAGCAATGGGCCAATCGGGCTTGCCGTGGCAATGACAAAGGCGTATAGCAGACTCTTGGTGACGGTGATGCCCTGCCCAATCAAGAGCGTCGGCACCCAGTTGTTAAAGCCGTAAAAAGCGAAAGCCTGAAAGAAATTGAACACTAGCAACATGATGATCCGCGAGCGATAAGGTGCTTTCCAGATAGCGGAAAAAGCGACCATTTCCCGTTTCTTTTCCGCAATCGGCGGCAGTGATGGCGGCAGTGTCCCACCGTATTGGGCGGCTACTTTGCTTTCTATCTTTTCCAGCACCCTCTCCGCATCGGCAATCCGGCCTTTGTAGGCAAGCCAACGCGGACTCTCAGGAACGGCACGGCGAATGAACCACACCACAACTGCACCAGCCGAACCTAGCATAACTACCCAGCGCCAGCCGTCAAAGCCGAGTGGCGACAATGGCACCAGCCAAAACGAGAGAATGGCGGCGACGGGGGCGGCACAAAACATTACCGCCTGATTAAATGCCATAGCCCGCCCGCGCATGTGATGCGGCACCAATTCGGTGATATATACGTCAATCGTCACGATTTCTATGCCTACGCCTATCCCCGTGATAAAGCGCCATAACAACACGCCCTCGCTGGTTGTTTGGAGTGCCATGATGGCTGAACCGATCGAATACCAGATTAAGGAAACAGTGAACACGGAGCGCCTGCCGTAACGGTCCGACAAAAAGCCTAGTCCAAAGGTGCCGACGAATAAACCAGCGAAGGTGACGGCAATAAAGGCACCGATGCCCTTGAAACCAAAAAAAGTCTCCGTCGTGGTGGCAAACAACCCGCTTTTGGCCATTCCAGGAGCGATATATCCAGTAAAAACCAAATCATAAATTTCGAAGAATCCACCTAATGAGATGAGGAATACCAAAATCCATAAATAAGGTGTTGTCGGCAGACGATCCATTCTTGCAGAGATGGACGATGCGGACCCGATCGCAAGGGATTCATTTTTCATACGGTCTCCGTAGAAAGAGCGGACCGCAATGCATACGATAAGTCTGCTATATCAGACTTGTATATTTTTTTCATAATGTCTCCTTTGAGTGATGTCCGTTATTAGGTTCGGACTACTTTATGTCTTAGATCATGACGATGATTTGGGGATATTTTGCCCACACCAAATTAGCCCAACTGTCAATTTCCTAGGCCGTTCGGGATAGCGCGAGTTGCGCCAATATCTGCTCGGTGTGCTCACCGATTGCGGGCAGCGGCCGCTGCACGCCTAAACGACGTCCTGCCATCAACATCGGCAGCAACACCACATCGGTAGTCCCGCCATCTTCCGTTTGCATCGGCACCAGTCCGCCGCTGGCTTTCAGATGAGGATCTTGTAGCAACTGATCTGGACGCCCGATTGGCGCGTAAGGCAGGCCCGCCGCCTCCAGTTTGGCGGATAACTCATCAATCTTGTGGTGTTGAAGAATCTGGCCAAGGCGTTCCAGGACGGCAGGCCGTATTGCGACCCGCTGATCGTTAGTTCGCAATGACGGATCATCCAATAAATCCTGGCGTTCTAGCACGCTACACAGCAGATTCCACTGCTTGTCGCTGACGGCGGCTATGAACAGTTGCTGACCATCGGCCAACGTAAATACGTCATACACTGACCAAGGCGATGCGCGTGCCGGCATCGGTGGCGGCGCCTCGCCGGACATCGCGGCCTGCTGCATGTGGGAAGAGACAAGAAAGGCGCAATTCTCAAACAGCGCACTTTGTACTTCCTGACCACGGCCGGTTGTGCACCGTTCCCACAGGGCGGCGAGCACCCCAATCGCACCAAACATGCCGCCCATGATGTCATTCACCGAAGCTCCCGCCCGCAAAGGTCGCCCCGGCGGGCCAGTCATGTACGACAGACCGGCCATCATTTGCACGACTTCGTCCAGTGCTAATCGATTTTCGTATGGGCCCGGCAAAAAGCCCTTATGCGACACGTAAATCAAGCCCGGAAATGATCTCGACAAAGATTGGTAATCCAGTCCGAGTTTTTGCATAAAACCGGGACGGAAGTTCTCCAGCATGACGTCACATTGACCGATCAATTCCTTGGTCGTCGCTAATCCCTCCGGGGTATTTATATCGAGCACGACACTCTTTTTATTACGATTAAATGTGCGAAAAAACCCCAGGCCTACGCCAGACATTTTGCGCGTCTTGTCGCCATTAGGTGGTTCGATCTTAATCACCTCGGCACCTAGATCAGCCAGGATCATGCCGCAGGTCGGCCCCATGACCATGTGACTGAATTCGATGACACGCACGCCTTGCAGTGGCAATGGGTTATTAATAGGTATGTTCATAGTTGAGTTCATCAGAAAACGGTAGAGGTATTGAAAATCTGCGGGACGCCAGCAAGCCATAACGCGCCGTGCAATGTTTCGCCAGGCAGCCATGCTGCTACCCTGGCACGTAAAGCAAGAAGGCGTGACAGATCTATACCCGTCGACAAACCCATGCTTTCCAGCATGAACGCCAGATCCTCGGTCGCAGCATTGCCACTTGCACCGGGCGCATGCGGACAGCCTCCGATGCCAGCCAGCGAGGCGTCAAAGCGCGTCACGCCGACCTCCAGTGCCGCATACACGTTGGCCATCGCAAGTCCGCGCGTATCATGAAAGTGGCCGCAGCAAAAGCGATCACCGGCAATGTGTAGCGCCTGCTCGCACAAATCTCGGACCATGCGCGGATTGGCGTAGCCGACGGTATCGGCCAAACTCACACGATCGGCACCGGCATCCAGCAGTGCTTGCATCAGGCGTAAGACTTCGGCCGGTTCAACCTGACCTTGCAAGGTGCAGCCAAACGCGGTGCCGACGCCGCCCTCAATAATCGTTTTTGATCCAGCCGCGTCGCGTGCGGCGCGAATACGGCCCAGCTCGGCGACGACTTCATCGGGTGTCTTACGCAGGTTTGCCAGACTATGCGCGTGACTGGCAGAAAGGGGAAGAATCATCAGAGCGGCACCACCTTCGATAGCGCGCTCGGCACCTTTCAAGTTAGGCACCAGCACCGAGGCAACCAAGCCAGGTAAAGTTTTGGCATAGGCCAACAGTTCTGCGGTGTCGGCCAGTTGCGGCAGCAGACGCGCGGGTACGAAGGAGCCGACCTCAATCTCGCGCTGTCCGGCCGCATGCGCATCCCGAATCCACGCCATTTTTTGCTCGGTCGGAAGAATGGTCGCGATGCTTTGTAGGCCATCGCGCAGTCCTACTTCACGAATCATTACTTTGTCAGGAATCGCATTCATGGCTATCCGATCCGCTTCAAGTTTGCGCGATAAAACTGACCGCGTTCGACGTACTCGGCGGCGTTCTTATGCATGTCTGCGATTTGCTCGTCGCTCAGTGTACGCACAGCCTTTGCTGGCGATCCGATGATGAGGGAGTTGTCGGGAAATTCCTTGCCTTCGGTGACCAGTGCTCCAGCGCCAACCAGACAGTTTTTCCCGATTTTTGCACCATTCAAAATCACCGCCTGAATACCAATTAATGCTCCCTCAGCGATGCTACAGCCATGCAGCATCGCCTGATGACCGATCGACACGTCGCTGCCAATAGTGAGTGGATAACCGGGGTCAGTGTGCAGGATGCAGCCTTCCTGCACGTTACTGTTTGCGCCAACACTGATGCGTTCATTGTCCCCGCGAATTGTCACATCAAACCAGATGCCGACGTTCGCCGCAATGTGAACATTGCCAATAAGATTAGCAGAATCAGCAATGTATGCGGATGGATCAATAGTGGGCGACGTTTCGCCTAGTTGATAGATAGCCATAGATTAAATATGCCTGAAAAAAGTAGTGTTAATGAACGCCTGATTGATCGCGTGAACGGGGCATTGAAAATGCATCAAATGTCTCCTTAATTTTTTTCTGATTAATGTGAGTTAGTATAGAACCACCCAATTCATTGAAAATATCTGCTTTGGAACGATAAAGATTCCCAAATGGAATTTCATGACGCATAACTTCTTAATCACAACCGAAAATACCCATGAGAGACCTCGACCTCACTACCTTGCGATTGTTTGTCGCGGTATGCGCGACCGGAAATATGGCCCGCGCCGGCGAGCAAGAAAACATTGTGGCTTCGGCAATTAGCAAGCGGCTTGCAGTGCTAGAAGACACCGTCGGCGTCAAACTGTTGGAACGTCGTCGCCACGGGATGGCACCCACTGCCGCAGGTGAAACCCTGCTTGAGCACGCACGCGGCATGTTAGCTGGCGCCGATCGCGTAATGCGCGACATGGCAGGCTATAGCGTGGGTGTGAAAGGTCAGGTCAGGATTCTTGCAACCGTATCGTCAATGGCCGAATCACTGCCGGACGACGTGGCGGCGTTCTTGCAACAACCATCTAGTCAAGGCATTCGCGTCGATGTCGAAGAGCGTTTCAGCAAGGACGTAGTGAAAGGCCTGAAAGAAGGTAGCGCCTCGGTCGGCATTTGCTGGGATGCAGCAGACATGGACTCGCTACAGTCGCGCCCTTATCGCAGCGATCATCTCGCCATAGTGGTCTATCCGTCCCATGCGTTAGCCGGGCGCAAACACGTTTCATTTGAAGAAACGCTGGAATTCGATCATGTCGGCCTACCTTCCTCAAGC carries:
- a CDS encoding alanine--glyoxylate aminotransferase family protein; translated protein: MLTLNFHPAGRHFLQIPGPSPVPDRILRAMSYPTIDHRGPEFGALGLQVLAGIKKIFKTEQPVVIYPASGTGAWEAALTNTLSAGDTVLMFETGHFATLWKKMAEALGLKPEFLGLPGVEGWRKGVQAHMIEERLRKDSAHLIKAVCVVHNETSTGVTSNIAAVRKAIDAAGHPALLLVDTISGLASADYRHDEWGVDVTVSGSQKGLMLPPGISFNAVSKKAIEASKSAKLPRAFWDWTEIIAMNETGYWPYTPNTNLLYGLSEALDMILGEGLENVFSRHERLAAACRKAVHAWGLEVQCNDPEVYSPVLTGVMTPAGFDADVIRKIIYENFDMSLGTGLGKMKGGMFRIGHLGEANDLTLMATLSGCEMGLKLAGVSLAGSGVLAAMESLSAQRKAPLLSVA
- a CDS encoding CaiB/BaiF CoA-transferase family protein; this encodes MNIPINNPLPLQGVRVIEFSHMVMGPTCGMILADLGAEVIKIEPPNGDKTRKMSGVGLGFFRTFNRNKKSVVLDINTPEGLATTKELIGQCDVMLENFRPGFMQKLGLDYQSLSRSFPGLIYVSHKGFLPGPYENRLALDEVVQMMAGLSYMTGPPGRPLRAGASVNDIMGGMFGAIGVLAALWERCTTGRGQEVQSALFENCAFLVSSHMQQAAMSGEAPPPMPARASPWSVYDVFTLADGQQLFIAAVSDKQWNLLCSVLERQDLLDDPSLRTNDQRVAIRPAVLERLGQILQHHKIDELSAKLEAAGLPYAPIGRPDQLLQDPHLKASGGLVPMQTEDGGTTDVVLLPMLMAGRRLGVQRPLPAIGEHTEQILAQLALSRTA
- a CDS encoding MFS transporter; translated protein: MKNESLAIGSASSISARMDRLPTTPYLWILVFLISLGGFFEIYDLVFTGYIAPGMAKSGLFATTTETFFGFKGIGAFIAVTFAGLFVGTFGLGFLSDRYGRRSVFTVSLIWYSIGSAIMALQTTSEGVLLWRFITGIGVGIEIVTIDVYITELVPHHMRGRAMAFNQAVMFCAAPVAAILSFWLVPLSPLGFDGWRWVVMLGSAGAVVVWFIRRAVPESPRWLAYKGRIADAERVLEKIESKVAAQYGGTLPPSLPPIAEKKREMVAFSAIWKAPYRSRIIMLLVFNFFQAFAFYGFNNWVPTLLIGQGITVTKSLLYAFVIATASPIGPLLSMMIADKLERKWLIVYAAFAVIVFGMLFSQSRDVGPLIVLGILISLSGSALSVAYHAYQTELFPTGVRARAAGLVYSFSRIGASMSGFIIAFFLRDFGVVGVFAAISAAMLICMAVIGIFGSKTNGRRLEEISE
- a CDS encoding gamma carbonic anhydrase family protein gives rise to the protein MAIYQLGETSPTIDPSAYIADSANLIGNVHIAANVGIWFDVTIRGDNERISVGANSNVQEGCILHTDPGYPLTIGSDVSIGHQAMLHGCSIAEGALIGIQAVILNGAKIGKNCLVGAGALVTEGKEFPDNSLIIGSPAKAVRTLSDEQIADMHKNAAEYVERGQFYRANLKRIG
- a CDS encoding GntR family transcriptional regulator, which gives rise to MKNTIQSEVATSASPAIPKLERLRLHDTVVEHLRNLIVEAVLVPGVKLNERELCETLGISRTPLREAMKVLAAEGLIDISPNRGASVSTLSEAEIWETFEFMSGLEAFSGELACERITPIEIAEIKALHYAMLACKAQNDLPGYYTRNQEIHDKINEAARNTVLRQTYLSVNRRLKALRFKSNFQAKKWDEAVHEHDDMIQALEARDGARLSAILRLHLLRKRDAVLSNPVVQTKISTE
- a CDS encoding hydroxymethylglutaryl-CoA lyase, whose translation is MNAIPDKVMIREVGLRDGLQSIATILPTEQKMAWIRDAHAAGQREIEVGSFVPARLLPQLADTAELLAYAKTLPGLVASVLVPNLKGAERAIEGGAALMILPLSASHAHSLANLRKTPDEVVAELGRIRAARDAAGSKTIIEGGVGTAFGCTLQGQVEPAEVLRLMQALLDAGADRVSLADTVGYANPRMVRDLCEQALHIAGDRFCCGHFHDTRGLAMANVYAALEVGVTRFDASLAGIGGCPHAPGASGNAATEDLAFMLESMGLSTGIDLSRLLALRARVAAWLPGETLHGALWLAGVPQIFNTSTVF
- a CDS encoding LysR family transcriptional regulator: MRDLDLTTLRLFVAVCATGNMARAGEQENIVASAISKRLAVLEDTVGVKLLERRRHGMAPTAAGETLLEHARGMLAGADRVMRDMAGYSVGVKGQVRILATVSSMAESLPDDVAAFLQQPSSQGIRVDVEERFSKDVVKGLKEGSASVGICWDAADMDSLQSRPYRSDHLAIVVYPSHALAGRKHVSFEETLEFDHVGLPSSSAVQIMLTQAAAIAGKVLNYRAIVSTFDAALKVVHAQLGISIVPREIAQTFATSFDLRVIPLNDPWAQRRFAICFRDIAALSPAARLLVDYLAARAIATTPEEQITVP